Proteins encoded by one window of Cannabis sativa cultivar Pink pepper isolate KNU-18-1 chromosome 4, ASM2916894v1, whole genome shotgun sequence:
- the LOC133037077 gene encoding uncharacterized protein LOC133037077, whose translation MAGKRKRKGGNEPVKKDVTPEPNDNAVAWRNFFNANYKALRAAEKGLTEKEATDKLKVQYKGFTDEEKSEWRSYDPNPNPAKKAVQTRGRKPKAADAKGKKVEVDEEEGAPESEEASMYGRCSFNRLMRICKNTNWSRKM comes from the exons ATGGCTGGGAAACGCAAAAGGAAAGGGGGAAATGAACCCGTAAAGAAGGATGTCACCCCCGAGCCGAACGATAATGCGGTTGCTTGGAgaaatttctt CAATGCGAACTACAAAGCCCTTCGAGCAGCTGAGAAGGGATTAACTGAGAAAGAG GCTACCGACAAATTGAAAGTGCAATATAAAGGTTTCACCGACGAGGAGAAGTCTGAGTGGAGAAGCTATGACCCTAACCCTAATCCCGCTAAGAAGGCGGTGCAAACAAGGGGGAGGAAACCAAAGGCAGCTGATGCcaaggggaagaaagtggaGGTGGATGAGGAAGAGGGTGCTCCTGAAAGTGAAGAAGCATCTATGTACGGTCGATGCTCCTTCAACCGTTTAATGAGGATTTGCAAGAACACGAACTGGAGCAGAAAGATGTGA
- the LOC115704155 gene encoding uncharacterized protein LOC115704155, translated as MYHLLYMCKSYFILLQIIDYFSILMNKYERDSRLPDQPRVWYMPTRISQKTLGSFNVKRIAKDREWSKLFYEDNLEKCVKMFVPVLTLEGAPHWFGAEVNMKSKVVSFMDSLHTAMNEKYRVEATKEMLSTLDLLFEENRSKNVTFVDFRIDRKDRGLPQQDNDRDCGVYVMKYMDAVANEEEVVDEFHPVEARLEIAARIITDEQNEIRTKVVEDRRAAQGSSFASSSAPLRSPSKSPRDPRFSTAKSRNANMFPPSRASPRLQSTKTKISYGE; from the exons ATGTATCATTTATTGTACATGTGTAAATCATATTTCATTTTGTTGCAGATCATTGACTATTTTTCTATACTAATGAACAAGTACGAACGTGATAGTCGATTACCTGACCAACCTCGTGTTTGGTACATGCCCACTCGCATCTCG CAAAAAACTCTCGGTTCGTTTAATGTGAAGAGGATTGCGAAAGACCGGGAGTGGTCAAAACTGTTTTACGAAGACAACTTGGAAAAATGCGTCAAG ATGTTTGTGCCGGTGTTGACTCTAGAAGGTGCACCACATTGGTTTGGTGCCGAAGTAAATATGAAGTCCAAGGTTGTCTCATTTATGGACTCCCTACACACCGCAATGAATGAGAAGTATCGTGTGGAGGCTACGAAAGAAATG TTGTCGACGTTGGACCTTTTGTTTGAGGAGAATAGGTCGAAGAATGTGACTTTCGTGGATTTCAGAATTGACAGGAAAGATCGCGGGCTTCCTCAACAAGACAATGACCGAGATTGCGGTGTATACGTCATGAAGTACATGGACGCTGTGGCCAATGAGGAAGAAGTAGTTGATGAG TTTCACCCGGTTGAGGCACGTTTGGAAATCGCTGCGAGGATCATAACTGATGAACAAAATGAAATTCGTACCAAAGTGGTTGAAGATCGTAGGGCTGCACAAGGCAGCTCATTTGCATCATCCTCGGCCCCTTTGCGTAGTCCGTCAAAGTCTCCACGCGATCCTCGGTTCAGTACAGCGAAGTCTCGCAATGCAAACATGTTTCCCCCGTCAAGAGCCTCCCCTAGGCTTCAGTCTACCAAGACTAAGATTTCATATGGTGAATAG
- the LOC133037309 gene encoding bet1-like protein At4g14600: MANPYRSKQGLSARPVGTADEIQLRIDPLHGDLDEQITGLHSQVRRLKTVAQEIESETRVQNDLLADLQLTLSQAGAGVKNGMRRLNRTIQQSSNHIVHVVIFGLIFFTIIYFWFKVVGK; encoded by the exons ATGGCAAACCCTTACAGATCAAA ACAAGGCCTTAGCGCGAGGCCGGTAGGTACTGCCGACGAAATTCAGCTAAGGATTGATCCCTTGCACGGAGACCTAGATGAACAAATCACTGGTCTCCATTCCCAAGTTAGACGTCTTAAAACT GTGGCTCAAGAGATTGAATCAGAAACAAGGGTTCAGAATGATCTACTTGCAGATTTG CAATTGACCTTGAGTCAAGCTGGGGCTGGGGTGAAAAATGGAATGAGGAGGTTGAACAGGACTATCCAGCAGAGCTCAAACCATATCGTGCATGTggttatttttggattaatatTTTTCACTATAATCTACTTCTGGTTCAAGGTAGTTGGAAAATGA